The Candidatus Methylacidiphilales bacterium genome has a window encoding:
- a CDS encoding sigma-70 family RNA polymerase sigma factor: PETVTAPGAKPDDIPIQTAISAHNGTSWTPERRGRMEQREYVRHMNRVWDGLQKLAETDAEKHAALSEFQQYRERYVQNYISLLQSRSGLFSSMIAGPSNFPARRQNKKSDAYQNRMNQFLAWDQRAVHAMREEVSPTPPSFISADRADATDALQQKIDAAKAVQERMKSANAIIRNKKLSDDEKVAKLAELKISEAPARQLLKPDYAGRIGFADYQLSNNQANIRRMQARIPSIIANREATPISREFEGGKIEENKNLNRIQIFFDSKPPADIRDQLKSNGFKWAPSQGAWQRQRTEAARQAVDRLFPDQVNTPTSETASESKQAEQSGQSKFLKSAAHAMGYKSLESMPKPDLDVLTEEWREKNNLPPEGADSGLAMGATSTLDPPAQTEMDLGELRRRFEMERHSNDPGQKDKAYREQKAEGTNPAQLFHENQNLADYMASRFTNIPGTDQNDRRQISLLALQKAAQTWDPNQDVPFQGYARQLMRRDLIGEYRKSRRDMRGGGVEPLSLNAKIDPEAKTPLQDQTAIQQPTPTEKAISRETKSILVSEIDKLPEQARTTAKMLLDGATGQEIGEALGYKDSSAREMGSRWIEKTLRALRSRIAEKGLSREDVLSMGSGIPAEDFPGGVGIDPETVKLDFKAQGDTKEEARDNFDREDVTSWPVRDTSHLEDYKYAVDNFDKNDPDTWNEFIPNDVDKIANINTALDELDGIESALLKSDKSGLEDGITPAAKAAFDGLKKQLETDKQAYLFKAQHIDQATRDILDAVRKKAEDYLGVPDQKPKDGQGSLFMSAVDAGSRNAYRPDRETDDPTLRSNARNGQPEAVSEIIRRTDGSADGQSNEFASIFRRQSEILSSSVGPSLQKVLNPDLLSKPAQSRGMEHEACYRGQPMG; encoded by the coding sequence AGAAGCATGCCGCTCTGAGCGAATTCCAGCAATACCGGGAACGCTACGTACAAAATTATATTTCGTTGCTGCAGTCCAGGTCCGGACTGTTCAGTTCCATGATTGCCGGACCTTCTAATTTCCCGGCGCGCCGCCAGAATAAAAAAAGCGACGCCTACCAAAACCGGATGAACCAATTTCTAGCATGGGATCAACGAGCCGTACACGCCATGCGCGAGGAAGTCAGCCCGACGCCGCCGAGCTTTATTTCAGCAGACCGCGCCGACGCGACAGACGCGTTACAGCAGAAGATTGATGCCGCGAAGGCTGTTCAAGAACGCATGAAGTCCGCCAATGCCATCATCCGCAACAAGAAACTCAGCGATGACGAAAAGGTGGCAAAATTAGCAGAGCTGAAGATATCCGAGGCGCCCGCCCGCCAATTACTCAAACCCGACTACGCCGGCCGGATTGGATTTGCAGATTATCAGTTATCAAACAACCAGGCCAATATCCGCCGGATGCAGGCCCGTATTCCCAGCATTATTGCCAACCGGGAAGCAACGCCAATATCCAGAGAATTCGAGGGCGGAAAAATCGAGGAAAATAAAAACCTCAACCGGATCCAGATTTTCTTCGACTCCAAGCCGCCTGCGGATATCAGAGACCAGTTAAAGTCAAACGGGTTTAAATGGGCGCCAAGCCAGGGGGCATGGCAGCGCCAGCGCACTGAGGCCGCCCGCCAAGCAGTAGATCGTTTATTCCCAGATCAAGTCAATACTCCCACTTCTGAAACTGCCAGCGAAAGCAAACAGGCTGAGCAGTCGGGTCAGTCCAAGTTTCTGAAATCTGCCGCCCATGCCATGGGGTACAAAAGTCTCGAATCGATGCCCAAGCCCGACTTGGATGTGCTTACCGAGGAATGGCGCGAGAAAAACAATTTACCACCAGAAGGCGCAGACTCCGGCTTGGCCATGGGGGCCACTTCCACGCTCGATCCCCCGGCTCAAACTGAGATGGACCTGGGTGAACTGCGTCGGCGATTTGAAATGGAGCGCCATTCCAACGATCCAGGACAGAAGGACAAGGCATACCGTGAACAAAAAGCCGAAGGTACCAACCCGGCACAACTCTTTCACGAAAACCAGAATCTGGCCGATTACATGGCCAGCCGGTTTACGAACATCCCTGGCACAGATCAAAACGACCGGCGGCAGATTTCGTTGCTGGCGTTACAGAAAGCAGCACAGACTTGGGACCCAAACCAAGACGTGCCGTTCCAGGGGTATGCACGCCAGTTAATGCGGCGGGACCTGATTGGCGAATACCGAAAATCCCGGCGGGATATGCGCGGAGGCGGCGTCGAACCACTGAGTTTAAATGCCAAAATTGATCCTGAAGCGAAGACTCCTCTGCAAGACCAGACGGCGATTCAGCAGCCAACCCCAACTGAAAAAGCAATTTCCAGAGAAACAAAAAGCATTCTCGTCTCTGAAATAGACAAACTGCCCGAACAGGCACGCACTACTGCGAAAATGCTGCTGGACGGCGCCACCGGCCAGGAGATAGGTGAGGCGCTGGGGTACAAGGACAGCAGCGCCCGGGAGATGGGCAGCCGATGGATTGAGAAAACGCTGCGCGCCCTCCGATCCCGCATTGCGGAAAAAGGATTGAGCCGCGAGGACGTTCTTTCGATGGGGTCCGGCATTCCAGCAGAAGATTTCCCCGGCGGGGTTGGAATCGATCCTGAGACCGTGAAACTGGACTTTAAAGCCCAAGGCGACACGAAGGAAGAAGCGAGGGACAATTTTGACCGGGAAGACGTTACTTCATGGCCCGTGCGCGACACAAGTCACCTGGAAGATTACAAGTACGCTGTCGATAACTTCGATAAAAACGACCCTGATACCTGGAACGAGTTCATCCCGAACGATGTCGATAAGATTGCAAACATCAACACCGCTCTGGACGAACTCGACGGCATTGAATCCGCACTATTGAAGAGCGATAAATCCGGGTTGGAGGATGGTATCACGCCCGCTGCCAAAGCTGCTTTCGATGGCCTGAAAAAACAGCTTGAGACCGACAAGCAAGCCTACCTTTTCAAAGCCCAGCACATTGATCAGGCAACCCGCGATATATTGGACGCCGTCCGTAAAAAAGCAGAAGACTATCTCGGTGTGCCTGACCAAAAACCTAAGGATGGCCAGGGATCATTATTTATGTCGGCAGTTGACGCCGGAAGCAGAAACGCGTATCGTCCAGATCGTGAAACCGATGACCCAACCCTGCGCTCAAATGCCCGGAATGGCCAGCCAGAAGCCGTCTCCGAAATTATCCGTCGCACAGATGGAAGCGCAGATGGCCAAAGTAACGAATTTGCCTCCATTTTCCGCAGACAGAGTGAAATTCTCTCGTCCAGTGTTGGACCTTCGCTCCAAAAAGTCTTAAATCCCGACCTGCTTTCCAAGCCCGCCCAGTCCCGCGGCATGGAGCATGAGGCATGTTATAGGGGTCAGCCCATGGGCTGA